A single window of Bremerella cremea DNA harbors:
- a CDS encoding phosphoribosylaminoimidazolesuccinocarboxamide synthase produces the protein MFIFRQFAISQVSKSMGLNYPVRQGKVRDVYDLGSQVLLVASDRISAFDYILPSQIPDKGRVLTQMSQFWFETLDVPNHLITTDVAQMKLNGDVDLSQLEGRSTLARKTEVVPIECVVRGYLAGSGWKEYQQSQTVCGIKLPAGLNQASRLPEPIFTPATKAESGHDENIPFARMVEIVGQEMADLLRERSLAVYQAGAERALQHGIIIADTKFEWGVVDGEVILIDEVLTPDSSRFWPQDQYAEGISPPSFDKQFVRDWLEQSGWDKNSEPPMLPDEIVQKTRGKYIEAFERITGRKFAW, from the coding sequence TTAGTAAAAGCATGGGGCTAAATTACCCGGTCCGGCAGGGCAAAGTTCGCGATGTGTACGACTTGGGCAGCCAGGTCTTGTTGGTGGCTTCCGACCGCATCAGTGCTTTCGACTATATTTTGCCATCGCAAATTCCGGATAAAGGGCGCGTTCTAACGCAGATGAGCCAGTTTTGGTTCGAGACGCTAGATGTGCCAAATCACCTGATCACCACGGATGTGGCCCAGATGAAGCTGAACGGCGACGTCGATCTGTCTCAGCTTGAGGGACGTTCGACCTTGGCCCGTAAGACGGAAGTGGTGCCGATTGAATGCGTGGTCCGGGGTTATCTGGCGGGCTCTGGCTGGAAAGAGTATCAGCAAAGCCAAACGGTCTGTGGAATTAAGCTGCCGGCAGGACTGAATCAGGCATCACGCTTACCAGAGCCAATCTTCACGCCAGCCACCAAGGCAGAATCCGGGCACGACGAGAATATTCCGTTTGCCCGCATGGTGGAAATCGTGGGGCAGGAAATGGCCGACCTTTTGCGAGAACGCAGCTTGGCCGTGTACCAAGCCGGGGCTGAGCGAGCCCTACAACATGGCATCATCATTGCCGATACCAAGTTCGAGTGGGGCGTGGTCGACGGCGAAGTGATTCTGATCGACGAAGTGCTGACGCCTGATAGTTCTCGGTTTTGGCCTCAAGATCAGTACGCCGAAGGGATAAGTCCTCCGTCGTTCGACAAGCAGTTCGTCCGCGATTGGCTTGAGCAAAGCGGATGGGATAAGAACAGCGAGCCGCCGATGTTGCCGGATGAAATCGTCCAAAAAACACGCGGCAAGTATATCGAAGCGTTCGAGCGAATCACCGGTCGCAAGTTCGCCTGGTAA